A segment of the Eptesicus fuscus isolate TK198812 chromosome 9, DD_ASM_mEF_20220401, whole genome shotgun sequence genome:
GGAGGAAgaacagagcagaaaaaaaaaaatcatgagcaTACTAATACCTTCATTTTTACGGGGGAGAAAAATGAACCAATTCAGTCCAACAATGAAACATATAGTTAAAGCTATGTGTAGAGGGGCAGAAGGGACcaatggagagaaaaagggagacatctgtaatactttcagcaataaagataaatttaaaacataatgaaTCAATCTTTTACTATGTTTTGTCATCTATTTTCCTAATCCTAGAAAGATTATTGTCTTATGGTAAGGCAATATtaacattaatttgaaatttggtatttcttctgttttactatagatttttttccttctggaaaatgaaaagaaatgataatattttacttttaatgggattttcagtgtattttctctctccttttctctctattcattagtaaatatgtaaaatgcttagagaGGAGTCTTAAATGGTGTTTAACATTAATAATGGTAGTTTCTCTGGATAATGTGAATTAtggataattataatttttttaccaAAATAACAAAGTGTTTTTTTATAACAAAGATAGAATGCGTTATGCACTCAGTGGAAAGGAAATATGGAAGAGGCAACATTAATAAatctgggggaggaggagctgtggggagggaaaATTACGGGTTGGAGGTTAATGGTGGTCACATTTGGAACATGAATTTTGTCTTAAAGAATTCAGCAGAGACTCTCTAAATGTTACATTATGTTCCTCTAACAGTTTAGACCCCAGCAACCAATTACCTCCAGACATCCTACCTTCATCACCTCTCCATCACTGAAGGACAGGATTCACTGTGTGGCTTATGTTTTAGATATCAACTGTATCAACAGTCTCTCCTCTGAAATGGTGGAAAAATTCAAACAAGTTCACAAAATAGTGTTAAACTGTGGTGAGTCTCATTTcacttaagattttttattttgaaataattatagattgaTATAGGCAGTTGCAAAGGTAATACAGAGAGCTTCCATGTACGCTTCATCCATTTCCTAAGCCATGGGTTGATTGGTGCACACCCTTGACTGAAGGAAAGGCCCTAAATCCTACTCTTCAATCCTGAAAGACTAAAATGGCCATAGCTTTTTGTCTTGTGTGGTTTTCCTGTGGCTTGATAGGGGAATCATCTCACCACATTATGTGACTATACCAGGATGATCAAAACCAGAAAATtgacattgttttaatttgtgtatATAGCTCTATGCTGTTTTATCACGTGTAGATTCATGTGACCTAGTActacaatcaagatacagaaaaTCCCCCTTACGATACCTCCTAATCACCATAAAAATCCCCCTTACGATACCTCCTAATCCCCCGCCATCCCTAATTCTTGACAATCACCAATCTCTTCTCTCATTccataattttgttatttaagaatattatataaattgaattatacagtatgtcacttttgacaatttttttcacccagtctcatGTTCTTTGAGGTCCATGAGAAATTGTTGCGTATATctattgttcatttctttttattgtttagtaGCATTCCATggtatagatataccacagttcAAACATTCTCTATCAAAGGATATTTTGATTACTTCTAGTATTTGGCTATTGGAAATAAAGCTTCAATGAACATTAGTATATGAGTTTTTTTATAGTTGTTCTTTATTAAGATGAGGAAgttctttatttctaattctctGCGTTTtgatttttatcatgaatgggtgttGAAATAGTTTTTTTTCCATAGGTTGACATAATGATgggatgtttttttcttctttagcctgaTAATATGTTGGatcatattgattgattttgaacCTTAAGTCAGCCTGGTTTCCTTAGAATAAAACCCATGTATTCATggcatataattctttttatatattgatgaatcctatttgataatattttattaaaaatttttacatttatattcataagggatattggtctgtagtttcttttttggttttgtcAGGCTTTGATATCAGGGTAATACCGGCCTTATAAAATGAGTtggaaagtgttccttcctcttctatTTCTGAAAGAGATTGTGTAGCATTGGTGttaatttctctttaaatatttaggaGGATTCTCTAATGAAACTATCTGGGCCTGGAGATTTCTTTTTCAGgagttttaaaattgaaaattcaatttaaaaatagttatagaGCTACTAGAATGATCTACTTTATATTAGGCGAGTTGTGGTAGTTGTTGGGAACTTAGATGACTGATTATGGACTTTTCCTGTTTTCAACTCCAAGCATTGAGTGCTAAATATTTTCCTACCAACACTTGTTTAGTAATGTCCCACAAATTTTggtatgttatattttaaattatcatcctatttaatacatttttaaattttccttggGACATCCTCTTGACTCTTGAATTACTTAGAGTATATTGCTTAGCTTTCAAGTGCTTGGAGTTTTTCCTGTTACCCTTCTGTTACTGACTTTGAGATTGATTCCATTTTGTTTAAAGGACATACTCagatttaaattgtttaaaattttttgaagtttGATTTATGTCTCAGGATATAGTATATCTTGATAAATGTTCCATAGGTGCTTAAACATAATGTGTATGCTGCTGATTTTTGGCATGTCCTACAAATGTCAATCAGattagattttcttctttttggtatAAGTAATTCTTGATTACATCATGGATGTTTTGGGTACTGTACTATGAGACTCTGGATCTTGTTTAAATCTTGTGTTTTAGCACAACTCTCCTGACCTTGTGCTTGTAGGAGTGAAAGTACAGGCTTCCTACTAAGCTTTGTCTGACACCTTTAAGGAGGaagaacatttttatattgatCCCATATGGCTTACACTTATACCACAGGAGGATAGGAGTCTCATTAAGGCTGGGTAAATGAATGGTGGTTAAAgtttcagtttcttttatttatttatttatttatttatttatttatttatttatttatttatttattttcagtcttctcagctcaatttttatttttcagaacacAAAAATTGCCTAAGAGGGAGATGGGGTCAAACCTGcccattaccttttttttttaatgtctttattgattaaggtattacatatgtgtccttatccccccattacctccccgatcccccactcatgccctcagtccattggttaggcttatatgtatgcatacaagttctttggttgatctctcccccctttccccaccctcccctacctccctctgaggtttgacggtctgatcgatgcttctctgtctctggatctgtttttgttcatcagtttatgttgttcattatattctcaCTTGGCTTCCTCTGACACTGGTACTTTGGTTTAGGTGGAAGTCCTGGATTCCCAAGTAGCCTCCATTGAAACCATTAAGGGGAACCTAGTACGTGGTCTTCTTCTATGATACTACCCTAGCAGAGGGTGGAGGGTTTACAAGGGAGGAGATGCTTCCATGGATGGGACTGAAGTTACTTTCTGTGGTGTTTCACTGGGATAGTGTAGCTGTTGTCTGAAAGTTTTATGTCTTGCTAAGTTGTGCCTTTTCTCATGCTTTGGCTAGAAAGAACagacttcccttccctcccctcctacttttctcctcccctttcctctattttttttcttttcttttgccagCTCCAATTGGCATTTTCTAGTTGCAAGCTTCTCCAGCAGTTAATATGGGATACATGAAGTAGAAAGAAAGACTGGAGAGCTCACCACCACATTGTTCCTTGGATCCCAAGGTGCCTAGCGAGTCTGTCTTCTTCTCTCCACCTTTCCATCTTTGCATTCAACTTACATATAATCCAGTGCTTTTAGCTGTACTTAGTGGAAAGAATTGTTTGTCTTTTCTATTTGGTCCAGAACTGGATGGAAGTATTCTCactgaactttccaaaaattttagTGTAAAGACTTTTGTTTGAGCACTTATACTCCAAAGCCTCACTATTTAGTATATCAATAAAAAGATGACATATTTAGgttctgaaaaataaatctgtGCAATTTAATGTACTACCATAGTCTTAGTGGCTAATTAaacctagatttttttaaacagtcAGAATTTTTTATCTTTGGAAAGTTAACTCAAGTGCACTGAATTTATAGTCTCTCTTCGGTAAAATGGGAATGGTAAATTCTGCATTTACAGATTGTAGTAAACATTAAATATACTCAATGtaaatatgtaaacatttaaCAGATCTAAAAGCATAGTGGATTTGGAATAAGACTGAGTTACAGAAGTGTTAAGATttgaaattagatttttaagGGCCTATAGCAGCATACCATGTTGGGTGGCAATACTTAATGCATGTAACTGTGCTGACTTACAGTCTCTAAGAAGATACTGCATtaatttggaaaaagaagaaTTGCATTGTAACAGAAGTTGGAAAAAATTTATACCTGTAAATTGAGTCCTGCTCTCTATTAGAGGCCAGGTTTTAATTAGCCAACTTTACTAGTTATTCATCAGGGACATGAATGAAGAGAAGATAGTAAAGACCttcattttataataagaaattataaacTCAAGGTTTCTATAAGGAGGAAATTCTAAAAAGCTCTACAAAAGCAGTATCAGAGGCAGCCTGGAAATctcaattttataatattttttttttctggggaagCAATTGTTACTAAAGGAGAGCTTTGATTAGGTTATGAGATTTACTAATCTCTGTGGTatgagggagagggcaagaggtccttagaaatatgaaaacagtgtattttgcttttataaatgtaGGCATACAACCCTCCTCACTTTATCTCTTTCTTGGGTTCCTTTTAGTTGTCAAGGTCCATCAGCCACTCCCcccaaaacactttaaaatacaCTATTTGAATGGAACAGTAGATGATTACAACATAGTGTAAATTTAgttgcatttaaaaatgatttctcatGTTGGAAGAAAACTATTATTTCTCCTAATAAAAAAATTCAGGTCCCATATTGAGATGTATAGGGGATAATTCATtctccaaatctttttttttaaattgtcttaagttttacatatgtctccttttttcccaattgactcCACACCCCCAACCATTCCCCCCCGGGAAAGCCCCCACAacctcagtgtctgtgtccattggttatgctaatatgcatgcatacaagtcctttgattgctctctaacccccccttccctgccatttgtctctggatctatttttgttcatcaaattatgttgatcattatatcccacatatgagtgagatcatgtgatatttatctttctctggcttatttagtttagcataatgctctccagttccatccatgctgttgcaaatagtaaaagttctttcttttttatagcagcgtagtattccattgtgtagatgtaccaccgttttttaatctactcatctgctgatggtcacttaggttgttttcaaatcttaactattgtaaattgtgctgctatgaacatgggggtgcatatatcctttctgattggtgtttctgatttcttgggatatagtcttagaagtgggattactgggtcaaatgggtgttccatttttaactttttgagaaaactccatactgtcttccatagtgtctgcaccagtctgcattcccaccagcagtgcacaaggattcctttttctccacatcctcaccagaactAGTCGTTTAGTTCTCCAAATCTTAAAACCATCCTACAGAGAActgattttatacatatttaattacTTTGTTGACACATTACTGATTATGATATAAAATAACTGATTTATCTACTTGATCTAGGTATACAACAGGTAGCCTTGCTGACTAAAGTGAAAAATTACCATGGAGTTCTTcaaaaagactttttaaacatGAATAATTCTATGACTTCTCAAAGCCAGGTAAAGAACATGGTTTGTAACCAGCTATTGTCATAATAATAttatactttgtgtgtgtgtgtgtgtgtgtgtgtttgtgtgtgctcACACTACATATTCACAGGTAAGTAAAGAAATGATCAATTCCCTGgttaaatctcattttaaaactataattatcTGAATTATAATTATATTCTGAAGATAATTTATTaagtcattgtttttttttttgttttttgaattaCATTTAAATTCAGTCAAATTTTAGATGTAAGACTGAtccttataaaataatttttccatagATAATGAAAATccaaaaaatgctaaaaattcctatttctaaAATTCTGATGGTTGAAAATTATGCTCCGGAGTGGGAGCAGGACCCTTTAAAGGACATTCTGATCCTCTCTGCACTGAGGCAGATGTTACGAGCTGCAGATGACTACTTAGAGGATTTGCCTCTTGGAGTAACAGGTAATCTGGCCCCATTCATGCTCCTCTCATTAAACCCTGATTCTTTTTGAAAAACCCTAAGCTATACCTCAGTTAGATGGCTGTTGTCCTTCTGCCTGCCCTAGTACTAACATGTGTGCTTTGTTTggactcttttttgttttgttttcagatgaAGTTGCAGGAATGTCCCAGCTCGACATGTGCGATCAGTTGCCTTGTTTCTGACACTTGTCCCAGGCCTGGATTGGCCTGCCTCACTTAGAGTCAGTCTCCGCGGACAGCCTCCTTGGGACTTTGTGTTCATCGTACTTTTCCTTCTGTCCCTGACAGCATCTAACTGATGGTTCATTCGAGGATCAGTCAGACCTCAAGCTCTAAGGCCAACTCTGAGCAGTGGTGGACAAAGATATCCCTACTGCAAACCACCCTTCATATTTCTGCACCACttacaatttaatttttgtgACATGTTCCTAAACCTCCCCAGCAAAACTATTctcttatctattcatctataaCACTTCATTTAAAACTTCATGTGCATGGTAATCATATTGAATAATAATTATACAATGACTACTGCTTCCCTAAATAAACAGtgaattctttaaaaagccaGGTTTGGATTTTACTTATCTTGTATTTGCAGAGCTTAACACAGTGTCTGGCAGGAAGCAAGCATACCCATCATTATGCATCTCTTTCAACCTCTCCCGAGTGATAGCatttgcttaaatttttttctcattataaaaggaaagactataaaagaatgaaacaccagaaagaagaaatggaaataaaacaggGAGAATATTTCACTTACCTCTGAATGACAATATGAATTTCAATTAAttgaaaaaagcaaatattttttaaggactttttctttctgtgaaaaaaataaaacttcttccTCTAAAGGATCCATGCCTGATATTCACTAATTGAGTCCTGCAAACCACTCTAACCATGTCTCCAAAGCAGAGCATTAAAATAAGATTACTAGTGCAAGTCAATAAGAGGTTTGTATTATACAAGTGCTCCCAAATGATTCTGACATCCTTCAGGCAGCTGTAGAAGTTAGGACTATAGAtaagtaaattaaataacttaaaaatatatgtttcaatttttttacCCCTAAAGCCTTCTTCACTATTTCCTCCAAATTTCTTAGCCTTTTCAAATGAATATGCTTTGCTTCAGTAGTTATTTATATTAAAGCAGATTAATTTATGTTTActcagaattattttcttctttgagaaGTCCTGGGTATTATAAAGGCAAGAATTCCTTAGAGATgttatggaaaaatattttttcctaaagtAAAACTACAGGTGAAGCTGTGCTCAAATGAATGTCAAGGAGCCATGATTCAATGGAAAAGGTAAAGGGGGTCTTCAGATATAGAAATAGAGTCATCACAGATATTGAGGAGTAGAGCCAGAAGTAGATATTAGGAATGAAAGTAAAGTATCAGGATGGTTATAACATGGATCTAGGAAGCAACAGATCAATAAATAAGGTATGTTTGTCTCCATAAAATTCAGAGGAAAATAGCCAAAACCATTGTTCTTTGGGAAAGATTGAAGAGCCACCATTCTTCTCACCAATTATGGGGTCATAATTAATCCATTTCCAGAGTAGATTCAGCAAAAATCTTGGCAGAGGAAAATTTTGCTAGATGCAAAATTTGATTCAAGGTGGAATTTCTTATTTGAAGGGGTAACATACAGTAACATTATGAAGAAGATGAAGATTCTGAAAAAAGGAGTAATGAAAAGATCAATAGACAAAGAATAAGGGACTGACCAGGTGAATCAACATTGAGGTTACCAAGAGTTTCCTTTTTTAGTACTAAAATGTACAGTGTTAGACAAATGATATCACAATTTCTAATCCTATGGCTGTGTACATTgggaatatttaaaaatccagtGGAATTAAATGTATATTTGGAATTTTGGTTGGAAAAGATGCCTGGAGGGTAGTctcaaaaagggagaaaataaataagtgggactatGTCatattaaaaagcttctgcacagcaaaggaaaccatcaacaaaatgaaagggaaacctactgaataggagaaaatacttgcaaatcatatatctgataagggactaatacacaaaatatataaagaactcatgcatCTCAATAGCAGaaaaacaatctgatttaaaaatgagcGGGGCagctcattattgatgtataaaaatgtcaccaatttattaatattttgtatcctgctacttcactgaattcatttatcagttctagtagttttttagtgggatctttagtgttttctatatactagaggcctggtgcacgaaattcgtgcacaaaattcacccggcctgcatcctctccaatctgggacatccctctcacaatgcaggactgctggctcccaatcactcacctgcctgcctgcctgattgcccctaactgcttctgcctgtcagcctgatcaccccctaaccactcctctgacagcctgatcgatgcctaactgctcccctgctggcctgattgcccccaactgccctcccctgccagcctggttgcccccaactgccctcccatgcaggccaggttgcctctaactgtcctcccctgcaggcctggtcaccccaactgccctcccctgcaggcctggtccccccaaactgccctcccctgcaggactggtccccccacaactgccctcccctgcaggcctggtaacctccaacttccctcccctgctggcccggtcacacgcaactggcctcccttgccagcctggttgcccctaactgctctcccctgctggtctggttgcccccaactgccttcccctgcaggccgtGTCACCCgtaactgtcctcacctgcaggcctggttgccctcaactgccctcccctgctggcttggttccccccaactgcccacctctgcaggcccagtcacccttaactgccctgccctgctggcctggtcgcccttaactgttctccctgctggcctggtgacccccaactgccatcccctgctggcctggtgcccccaactgccctcccctgcaggcctggtcctcccaaactgccctcccctgtaggtctggtcccccaacaacttccctccactgcaggcctggtcacctccaactgccctcccctgctggcccagtcactcccaactgccctcccctgcaggcctagttgcctctaactgccctcccctgcaggccctgggttctctTCAACtgacttcccctgcaggcctaattgccccgaactgccctcctctaccagcctgttcacccctaactgccctcccctgctggcctggtgccccccaactgccctcccctgcaggcctggtcacccctaactgccctcccctgcaggcctggtcacccccaacagccctcccctgctggcccagtcacccctaacttccctcccttgccagcctggtcacccctaactgccctccctgcaggcctgatcgcccccaactgccctccctttcaggcttggtcgctcccaactgcctccgctgctggccatcttgtggcggccatcttgtgtccatatgggggcgaccatcttgtgtgttggagtgatgatcaatttgcatattacctctttattatatagaatggtagcatgtcatctgcaaataatgacagttttacttcttcctttccaatttggatgtcttttatttcttcttgtctgattgctgagGCTAGAACTTttagtactatattgaataagagtAGCGAAAGCAGACTTCCTGTATTGTTCTTGATCTTAAGAGGAGCAccatatcacatgatttcactaatatgtggaatctaatgaacaaaataaacaaaatagaaacagactaatagaaacagagaacagactgacagctgtgggGAATGTGGTTGGGGGCTGGGTAAAGTAAGGGAAAGGATTgatacttataattttttttcttaatcctttcccTTACTTTACCCAACCCCCAACCACATTCcccacagctgtcagtctgttctctgtttctattagtctgtttctattttgtttattttgttcattagattccacatattagtgaaatcatgtgatatggTGCTCCTCTTAAGATCAAGAACAATACAGGAAGtctgctttcactactcttattcaatactagcattcccattgcaggaaaaatcctgcaatagggttttctgctgcactctaccccgccctgcctgctctcctcctttgtcccctgccccgccttctccgccagcccgcccactcttcttccttctcccctggccccgcctccgctcctcccttctcctccggccctgcctgcgctcctcccttctcccaccgcccgccttctccgccagcccacctgctgttcccttctcccccggccccgcctctgctcctcccttctcctccgcccccgcctccgctcctcccttctcctcctcccccctccgccccgcccccccctccccctccccccccgcttgcttgtttctctgcagctttgctcccttctgcagctcttggcttctttctacgctgtcttgatatataaattatccgccatctttgttggggtaatttgcatacttgtcctgattggttggtggacgtggcttggatggtgggcgtagcttgggcgtagcgaaggtgtggtcaatttgtacatttttctattattaggtaggatagtactaaaagttctagccacagcaatcagacaagaagaaataaaagacatccaaattggaaaggaagaaataaaactgtcattatttgcagatgacatgctaccattctatataataaagaggcacataaggaactgtttgacattgaaattgggtctcaaaagaactgttggcccagaaagaagctcactacagactaattcatttgcctttcagcataaccattattgcttgtctcattttcgtttcttataagtgtatttctagtagcacatgatctcactcatctagaggaaatgatgaacaacatagactgatgaagaagaacagacccagaaacaaggaggaatggatcagactgtcgggcctcagagggagtgtaggggagggtggggatataggggagagatcaaccaaaggacttgtgtgcatgcatatgagcctaa
Coding sequences within it:
- the IFI44L gene encoding interferon-induced protein 44-like isoform X3, whose translation is MEDNRSRTYRIYSIKDGNDGKSLPFMLCDTMGLDEKEGVGLHMDDIPQILKGCVPDRYHFRPQQPITSRHPTFITSPSLKDRIHCVAYVLDINCINSLSSEMVEKFKQVHKIVLNCGIQQVALLTKVKNYHGVLQKDFLNMNNSMTSQSQIMKIQKMLKIPISKILMVENYAPEWEQDPLKDILILSALRQMLRAADDYLEDLPLGVTDEVAGMSQLDMCDQLPCF